Proteins encoded together in one Pseudomonadota bacterium window:
- a CDS encoding long-chain fatty acid--CoA ligase, protein MKSSPHETIPAMFTEQVARFGDRTAVLYKPADQYRTISWNELARMVREVACGLVGLGVKVGDRVAIMSYNRPEWLVADLAIMSAGGVTVPIYHTSSRKEADYILDKAGVDVAFVARSEKAEMLTTCDAAIKNIISLDPVGIGSAGSCALDYDILRLKGREILENGGSEELAARKAAIGPDQCATIIFTSGTTGSPKGVMLSHRNILANAQAALEAQPVGPDDTFLSFLPLSHSFERTAGQFLMLVSGAVTAYAQSIRVVADNIQEVRPTIMLGVPRFYEKLYARIMDGVNSAPRLRQKIFHWAMATGRQMLEVAGGGGAGVFLRLKHRLAERLVFSKLKERLGGRLKFFVAGGAPLAQEIAEFFLAAGVQVLEGYGLTEYSPVIAVNRLGKIRPGTVGNPLPGCEVKIFADGEIGVRGPSVMLGYYHDPEATAGVIIDGWLMTGDLGELEDNYLKIVDRKKDIIVTSGGKNISPQYIENLIITDEYVSQIVLYGDRKNYLTALVVPDYELFAARVPVAGLNGLSPEKLAVHPEMHSFLMGRIMKKTAGLAPYETVRKILVLPEPLTEEKGELTPTMKIKRKAVLRKFQPRLDALYLEDEERAPRSRWP, encoded by the coding sequence GTGAAAAGCTCTCCTCATGAAACAATCCCGGCCATGTTCACCGAACAGGTTGCCCGATTCGGTGATCGGACCGCGGTGCTGTATAAACCGGCGGATCAGTACCGGACGATCTCCTGGAACGAACTTGCCCGAATGGTCAGGGAGGTCGCCTGCGGTCTGGTCGGACTGGGGGTGAAGGTTGGGGACCGGGTGGCGATCATGTCCTACAACCGGCCGGAATGGCTGGTCGCCGATCTAGCCATCATGAGCGCCGGGGGGGTGACGGTCCCCATCTATCACACCAGTTCCCGGAAGGAGGCCGATTATATCCTGGACAAGGCGGGGGTCGATGTCGCCTTTGTCGCCCGTTCCGAGAAGGCGGAGATGCTCACCACCTGTGATGCGGCAATAAAGAACATTATTTCCCTTGACCCGGTGGGGATCGGTTCGGCGGGCAGCTGTGCGCTTGATTACGATATCCTTCGTCTCAAGGGCCGGGAGATCCTCGAAAATGGCGGCAGTGAAGAACTTGCGGCAAGAAAAGCCGCCATCGGGCCCGACCAGTGCGCGACCATCATCTTCACTTCAGGGACCACCGGCAGTCCGAAGGGGGTGATGCTCTCCCACCGGAACATTCTTGCCAACGCCCAGGCCGCCCTGGAAGCGCAACCGGTTGGGCCGGACGACACCTTCCTCTCATTTCTGCCCCTGAGTCATTCTTTCGAACGGACCGCCGGGCAGTTTTTAATGCTCGTCTCCGGCGCGGTCACCGCCTACGCCCAGTCGATCCGGGTCGTTGCCGACAATATCCAGGAGGTGCGTCCGACCATCATGCTCGGGGTGCCGCGATTTTATGAAAAACTGTATGCCCGGATCATGGACGGGGTGAACAGCGCGCCGCGCCTGCGGCAGAAGATTTTCCACTGGGCCATGGCAACGGGGCGGCAGATGCTGGAAGTTGCCGGTGGCGGGGGGGCGGGAGTTTTTCTCAGGCTGAAGCATCGGCTTGCCGAGCGGCTGGTTTTCAGTAAGTTAAAAGAGCGGTTGGGCGGCAGGCTTAAGTTTTTTGTGGCCGGTGGCGCGCCTCTGGCGCAGGAAATTGCGGAATTTTTTCTTGCCGCCGGGGTCCAGGTTCTGGAGGGCTATGGCCTTACGGAGTATTCACCGGTGATTGCGGTCAACCGGCTGGGTAAAATCAGGCCCGGCACCGTCGGCAACCCCCTGCCGGGGTGCGAGGTGAAAATCTTTGCCGATGGCGAGATCGGGGTCCGCGGCCCCTCGGTGATGCTCGGCTATTATCACGATCCTGAAGCCACCGCCGGGGTGATCATCGACGGCTGGCTGATGACCGGAGACCTGGGCGAGCTTGAAGATAATTACCTGAAGATCGTCGACCGCAAGAAGGACATTATCGTCACCTCGGGCGGCAAGAATATTTCGCCCCAGTATATCGAGAACCTGATCATCACCGACGAATATGTGAGCCAGATCGTGCTATATGGCGATCGGAAGAACTATCTCACGGCCCTGGTGGTCCCTGATTATGAGCTCTTTGCGGCCAGGGTTCCGGTTGCCGGTCTGAACGGTCTGTCGCCGGAAAAACTGGCGGTTCATCCGGAGATGCACAGTTTTTTGATGGGGAGGATCATGAAGAAAACAGCAGGACTCGCCCCTTATGAAACGGTCCGTAAGATTCTGGTGTTGCCGGAGCCGCTGACCGAGGAGAAGGGGGAACTCACTCCGACTATGAAGATCAAGAGGAAGGCGGTGCTTCGGAAATTCCAGCCGCGGCTTGATGCCTTGTATCTTGAGGATGAAGAGCGAGCACCGCGATCGCGGTGGCCGTAA
- a CDS encoding HDOD domain-containing protein, which translates to MPSLAQRLDAIEDLPTIPHTMQAVLSSLDSVSASAAKLEDIIKEDPVLTARVLKMANSSYYGSAQEISSLSRAIVTVGFEEVRNIVIGLSLTGVFCDDLGFEEFNAVDIWLHSIGVATCAKMIAQEVSDLEPDEMFTVGMLHDLGRILFCLYFADELRELLSMMKAENISLVEAEDKYGLGHSDIGAHLAHRWQLSPMTVKVIRYHHNPSRAGEHAQAAAAISLADALSIQLKIGWGGLGTPQKIMIPKVLGLDNDKVKAIALKLKEQKEALVSGWSTLIKT; encoded by the coding sequence ATGCCATCACTTGCCCAACGACTTGATGCGATCGAAGACCTGCCAACCATTCCGCACACCATGCAGGCCGTGCTGTCCAGTCTCGACTCGGTATCCGCTTCCGCCGCGAAGCTCGAAGACATCATCAAGGAAGACCCGGTCCTGACCGCCAGGGTCCTCAAAATGGCCAACTCATCCTATTACGGCTCCGCCCAGGAAATCTCCAGTCTTTCCCGGGCCATCGTCACCGTCGGTTTTGAGGAGGTCCGGAACATTGTGATCGGCCTTTCCCTGACCGGTGTGTTCTGTGACGATCTCGGCTTTGAAGAGTTCAATGCCGTGGACATCTGGCTCCATTCGATCGGGGTCGCCACCTGCGCGAAAATGATCGCCCAGGAGGTCAGCGATCTCGAACCGGATGAGATGTTCACCGTGGGCATGCTCCATGATCTCGGCCGGATCCTCTTCTGTCTCTACTTTGCCGATGAGCTGCGGGAACTGCTGAGCATGATGAAGGCGGAGAATATCAGCCTGGTGGAGGCGGAAGACAAGTATGGTCTCGGCCACAGCGATATCGGCGCCCATCTTGCCCATCGCTGGCAGCTGAGCCCGATGACGGTCAAGGTGATCCGCTACCATCATAACCCCAGCCGGGCCGGAGAACATGCTCAGGCGGCAGCGGCCATCAGCCTCGCAGACGCGTTGAGTATCCAGTTGAAGATCGGCTGGGGCGGACTGGGGACACCCCAGAAAATCATGATCCCGAAAGTGCTGGGGCTGGACAATGACAAGGTGAAAGCGATCGCCCTGAAGCTAAAAGAGCAGAAAGAGGCGCTGGTCAGCGGCTGGAGCACCCTGATCAAAACCTGA
- a CDS encoding C-GCAxxG-C-C family protein, whose product MLAVGQEKIGKISEEAVKAVGAFGGGLAGSGGPCGIMLGGVAFISSMYSRGNLEGKEDPRMWSLSGKFMQKFNTLCEEFASTNCRDIAQVNWQDREAAKEYYGNPESRRKICIRLIGDAACALGEILDQDASKEPR is encoded by the coding sequence ATGCTGGCGGTCGGCCAGGAAAAGATCGGAAAAATCAGTGAGGAAGCAGTGAAGGCGGTCGGCGCTTTCGGCGGTGGCCTGGCCGGCAGCGGCGGCCCCTGCGGCATCATGCTCGGCGGGGTCGCTTTTATTTCCAGCATGTACAGCCGGGGGAACCTCGAAGGAAAGGAAGACCCCAGAATGTGGTCGCTTTCCGGAAAATTCATGCAGAAGTTCAACACCCTCTGCGAAGAGTTTGCCAGTACAAACTGCCGGGACATCGCCCAGGTGAACTGGCAGGACAGGGAAGCGGCAAAAGAGTATTACGGCAACCCGGAAAGCAGACGCAAAATCTGTATCCGGCTGATCGGGGATGCGGCCTGCGCCCTTGGCGAAATTCTTGACCAGGATGCATCAAAAGAACCCCGTTGA
- the nifA gene encoding nif-specific transcriptional activator NifA, whose protein sequence is MALLEAELQDRGTEHLEVQALYEIAQLIGSALNLDKALSEILRILHDTLKMERATLVLPDSDLSRLSIRASYGLTEEEARRGVYRPDEGIIGTVFRTGYPFAVPDVNKEPLFLNRTESRSLLPKGEVSFLGVPVILLEKPVGVLTVDRLFGSEVSFEEDIRFLTVVAMLIGQFLNLHEAIATRQKLLVEENTYLKEELRTRFSHHNIIGQSKIMQEVFRYIEKVAPSRATTLLLGESGTGKELVARAIHQASPRKEKPFIKVNCAALPDNLLESELLGHEKGAFTGAATIKIGRFELADGGTLFLDEIGELPLPLQAKLLRVLQEKQFERLGGTRTINVDVRIIAATNRSLEQEVARKTFREDLFYRLNVVPIVLPALRERREDILLLLDHFIEESNRINDRKVKFSKQTIDVLVRYPWPGNVRELQNLVERLVIMADNKPVAPDALPSYMLEETFSEKSLPPNLPTEPVGPAPAPQENRPPRLEDLEKQEVEAALKRHGWVRARAARELGITQRQIGYRIKKYDLEPPTYG, encoded by the coding sequence ATGGCATTGCTTGAAGCGGAGTTGCAGGACAGAGGGACTGAACATCTGGAAGTCCAGGCCCTCTATGAAATTGCCCAGCTGATCGGCTCGGCCCTGAACCTTGACAAGGCTCTGTCCGAGATCCTGAGAATTCTCCACGACACCCTGAAAATGGAACGGGCCACCCTGGTCCTGCCCGACAGCGACCTTTCTCGATTAAGCATCCGGGCCTCATACGGCCTGACCGAAGAAGAGGCCCGTCGCGGCGTGTATCGACCGGACGAGGGGATCATCGGCACCGTATTCAGGACCGGGTACCCCTTTGCCGTACCGGATGTCAACAAGGAGCCGTTATTTCTGAACCGGACCGAGTCGCGGTCGCTGCTGCCGAAGGGCGAAGTCTCCTTCCTCGGAGTCCCGGTCATTCTCCTGGAAAAACCGGTCGGGGTCCTGACCGTCGACCGGTTATTCGGCTCCGAGGTGAGCTTTGAGGAGGATATCCGGTTTCTGACCGTGGTCGCCATGCTGATCGGTCAATTCCTGAACCTGCACGAGGCGATCGCCACCAGGCAAAAGCTGCTGGTTGAGGAAAACACCTACCTCAAGGAAGAACTCAGAACCCGGTTCAGCCACCACAACATCATCGGCCAGAGCAAGATCATGCAGGAGGTCTTCCGCTATATCGAGAAGGTGGCGCCGAGCCGCGCCACCACCCTGCTCCTCGGCGAATCCGGCACCGGCAAGGAACTGGTGGCCCGGGCGATCCACCAGGCGAGCCCTCGCAAGGAGAAGCCATTTATCAAGGTGAACTGCGCGGCGCTGCCCGACAACCTGCTGGAAAGCGAGCTTCTCGGTCATGAAAAGGGGGCCTTCACCGGGGCCGCCACCATCAAGATCGGCAGGTTCGAGTTGGCCGACGGCGGCACCCTGTTCCTCGATGAGATCGGCGAACTGCCGCTGCCCCTGCAGGCCAAACTGTTGCGGGTCCTGCAGGAAAAACAGTTTGAACGCCTGGGCGGCACCAGGACCATCAATGTCGACGTCAGAATCATCGCCGCCACCAACCGGAGCCTGGAACAGGAAGTCGCCCGGAAAACCTTTCGCGAAGACCTCTTCTACCGGTTGAACGTGGTGCCGATCGTCCTCCCTGCTTTACGGGAAAGACGCGAAGACATCCTGCTGCTGCTTGATCATTTTATCGAGGAGAGTAACAGGATCAACGACCGCAAGGTCAAATTCAGCAAACAGACCATCGATGTTCTGGTCCGCTACCCCTGGCCGGGAAATGTCCGGGAACTGCAGAATCTGGTGGAAAGACTGGTGATCATGGCCGACAACAAACCGGTCGCTCCCGACGCCCTTCCCTCCTATATGCTGGAGGAGACGTTCAGTGAAAAAAGCCTGCCGCCGAATCTCCCGACTGAACCGGTCGGGCCGGCGCCCGCCCCGCAGGAGAACAGACCACCCCGCCTTGAAGACCTCGAAAAACAGGAAGTTGAGGCGGCCCTCAAAAGGCATGGCTGGGTGAGGGCACGAGCCGCCAGAGAGCTCGGGATCACCCAACGCCAGATCGGTTACCGGATCAAGAAATATGATCTTGAACCCCCTACCTACGGTTAA